A window of the Verrucomicrobiia bacterium genome harbors these coding sequences:
- the miaA gene encoding tRNA (adenosine(37)-N6)-dimethylallyltransferase MiaA, which produces MLFLVGPTAAGKSKIALLVARRLGGEIISADSMQVYRGMDIGTAKPSAAERKEIPHHLIDLVEPSESFSVYEFRRRALAAIQDIVSRKKLPIVAGGTGLYVRSLLEGLSPQPGGDALFREKMEQTVSSEGIERLYKDLKKCDPESAARIKPTDKRRIIRALEIRAVSGKSAGEWYASKEGLTDLGFEPLVLGITRERSFLYREIEKRVDEMFEKGLVREVRLLARQELSKTAFQAVGYKELLLSGPELSGREADAAKDLIKKNTRHLAKRQMTWFRKEKNIQWLTWEPEEKLKDFVDRIICIVR; this is translated from the coding sequence GTGCTTTTTCTGGTCGGCCCTACGGCCGCCGGAAAATCCAAGATTGCCCTTCTCGTCGCGCGCCGCCTTGGCGGTGAAATCATTTCCGCTGACTCGATGCAGGTTTATCGCGGCATGGACATCGGAACCGCCAAACCTTCCGCGGCGGAGCGCAAAGAAATTCCTCATCACCTGATCGACCTGGTCGAGCCTTCCGAATCCTTTTCTGTTTACGAGTTCCGCCGCAGGGCCCTTGCCGCCATCCAGGACATTGTTTCCCGGAAAAAACTGCCGATTGTCGCCGGCGGCACCGGACTCTACGTGCGCTCGCTTTTGGAAGGATTGTCGCCGCAGCCTGGAGGAGATGCGTTGTTTCGTGAAAAGATGGAGCAAACCGTTTCCAGTGAAGGAATTGAAAGGCTCTATAAAGATCTTAAAAAATGCGATCCTGAATCCGCGGCCAGGATCAAGCCGACGGATAAGCGACGCATCATCCGCGCTCTCGAGATTCGCGCGGTTTCCGGGAAATCCGCGGGAGAGTGGTACGCGTCGAAGGAAGGTTTGACGGATCTGGGATTCGAGCCGCTTGTTCTCGGCATCACCCGGGAAAGAAGTTTTCTTTATCGGGAAATCGAAAAGCGGGTGGATGAGATGTTCGAAAAAGGACTCGTTCGGGAAGTTCGTCTGCTTGCGCGGCAAGAACTTTCCAAAACCGCGTTTCAGGCGGTGGGCTACAAGGAATTGCTGTTGTCCGGCCCGGAGCTTTCCGGAAGGGAAGCCGACGCCGCCAAAGATTTGATCAAGAAAAACACCCGCCATCTCGCCAAACGTCAGATGACGTGGTTCCGAAAAGAAAAAAACATCCAATGGCTGACGTGGGAACCTGAAGAAAAGCTGAAAGATTTTGTTGACCGTATCATTTGCATCGTGAGATAA
- the argS gene encoding arginine--tRNA ligase — MAKQELSGIIDRTIQEYCKRKGLNLPEAFQYDLVVSRDPAHGDFACNAAFKLAQIARARPNQIADDLVLLLESEGSKHEKESTVERMEVAGAGFINFYLKKSSLGQILMEVCRKNRDYGKSDFGKGRKVLLEYVSANPTGPLTIAHGRQAAVGDALARILRATGHHVASEYYLNDAGRQMNLLGKSLWSRYKTELKQATPLPEDGYQGEYLIDIAKKLVQEKQDSLLKRPEEESLAFCTQYAGAEIMAGIRKDLAEFRVKFDEYFSEQTLYQKNAVEKTLDALKKKNFIYEKDGALWFKSTDLGDDKDRVVRKSTGEYTYLAPDIAYHRQKFERGYEWLINFWGPDHHGYIPRLKAACQALGHDPRQVEIRIAQLSTLYRNGQPVRMSTRAGEFVTLRELMDEVGVDAARYFFIMRRLESHLDFDLDLAKQKSQDNPVYYLQYAYARIASVLRFAEREVTVKVNVDLYEAEDERNLIKIISDFPKALIGASESLEPYRLADYLRTLAMAFHKFYSAHRVVTENEELTQARLLLCETSRIVLWNGLELLGISQPESM, encoded by the coding sequence ATGGCCAAGCAGGAGCTGAGCGGCATCATCGACAGGACGATCCAGGAATACTGCAAGCGCAAGGGGCTGAACCTCCCCGAAGCCTTCCAGTATGACTTGGTCGTTTCCCGGGACCCGGCCCATGGGGACTTTGCCTGCAATGCCGCGTTCAAATTGGCCCAGATTGCGCGCGCCAGGCCCAATCAGATCGCGGACGACTTGGTCCTCCTCCTGGAATCTGAAGGCTCGAAGCACGAAAAAGAGTCGACGGTGGAACGCATGGAGGTCGCGGGCGCGGGATTCATCAATTTCTACCTGAAAAAGTCCTCCCTCGGCCAGATCCTTATGGAGGTCTGCCGGAAAAATCGGGATTACGGCAAATCCGACTTCGGCAAGGGGCGAAAGGTGCTTCTTGAGTATGTGAGCGCCAATCCTACCGGACCGCTGACCATTGCCCACGGCCGGCAGGCCGCAGTGGGGGACGCGCTGGCGCGGATCTTGAGAGCCACCGGACACCATGTGGCCTCTGAATATTATCTGAACGATGCCGGAAGGCAGATGAACCTGCTCGGCAAAAGCCTTTGGTCCCGTTACAAGACCGAGTTGAAGCAGGCCACGCCGCTTCCGGAAGACGGTTACCAGGGCGAATACCTCATCGACATCGCCAAAAAGCTGGTCCAGGAGAAGCAGGATTCCCTGCTCAAGCGTCCGGAAGAGGAATCGCTCGCCTTTTGCACCCAGTATGCCGGGGCTGAGATCATGGCGGGGATCCGAAAGGACTTGGCGGAATTCCGGGTCAAATTCGACGAATATTTCAGCGAGCAGACCCTTTACCAGAAAAACGCCGTGGAAAAGACTCTCGACGCCCTGAAAAAGAAGAATTTCATCTACGAAAAGGACGGCGCCCTATGGTTTAAGTCCACGGATCTGGGGGATGACAAGGACCGGGTCGTGCGGAAGTCGACCGGAGAGTATACCTACCTGGCCCCGGACATTGCCTACCACCGCCAGAAGTTTGAAAGGGGCTATGAATGGCTGATCAACTTCTGGGGGCCCGATCACCACGGCTACATTCCCAGGCTCAAGGCCGCCTGCCAGGCTCTGGGGCATGACCCCCGCCAGGTCGAGATCCGGATTGCCCAGCTTTCCACCCTTTATCGCAACGGCCAGCCCGTACGCATGTCCACCCGGGCAGGGGAATTCGTCACGCTTCGGGAGCTCATGGATGAGGTCGGGGTGGATGCGGCCCGGTATTTCTTTATCATGAGGCGTCTGGAAAGCCATCTGGACTTTGACCTGGACCTGGCCAAGCAAAAGTCCCAGGACAATCCGGTTTATTACCTCCAGTACGCCTATGCCCGCATTGCCAGCGTGCTCCGGTTTGCCGAGCGCGAAGTCACGGTCAAGGTGAACGTGGATCTCTATGAAGCCGAAGATGAGCGGAATCTGATCAAGATCATTTCGGACTTTCCCAAGGCCCTGATCGGCGCGTCCGAGAGCCTGGAACCCTACCGCCTGGCAGATTATCTCCGGACGCTGGCCATGGCTTTCCACAAGTTTTATTCCGCCCATCGGGTCGTCACGGAAAACGAGGAGCTGACCCAGGCCCGTCTGCTGTTGTGCGAGACCTCCCGCATTGTGCTGTGGAACGGCCTCGAGCTTCTGGGGATTTCCCAGCCCGAATCCATGTGA
- the rsfS gene encoding ribosome silencing factor: MQAKKIAQLAKELIEDKKGEEPVVLDISKQTSIAHYFVITHGNSAPHVKALGHHLMESMKKKKVPLFNREGLEAGEWVLLDFGSVIVHIFHREKRTFYHLESLWGEE, from the coding sequence TTGCAAGCTAAGAAGATTGCTCAGTTAGCCAAAGAACTGATCGAAGACAAAAAGGGCGAAGAGCCGGTTGTCCTGGATATTTCCAAGCAAACCAGCATTGCCCATTACTTCGTGATCACGCACGGTAATTCCGCCCCCCACGTCAAAGCGCTGGGACACCACCTGATGGAATCTATGAAAAAGAAAAAGGTGCCGCTCTTCAACCGGGAGGGGTTGGAAGCCGGGGAGTGGGTCCTTTTGGACTTCGGCTCCGTGATCGTCCACATTTTTCATAGGGAAAAGCGGACCTTTTATCACCTCGAAAGCCTCTGGGGCGAGGAATAG
- a CDS encoding methylated-DNA--[protein]-cysteine S-methyltransferase → MRRSKRKKPKREPELFATQVENPRGTFVLWGSRTGLYRLDFPQTGWTRPFSSSGKAPAYLKRAARRLDDFFQGKSRDLKGIPVDFSGYTPFQEKVLRTLWKSRSGTVTSYGALAASCGHARAGRAVGTVMKRNRLPIFIPCHRVLSSQGKIGGYSLGLPWKEWLLELERTR, encoded by the coding sequence ATGAGACGGTCCAAGCGCAAAAAACCGAAACGGGAACCGGAGCTTTTCGCCACACAGGTAGAAAATCCGCGGGGAACCTTCGTGCTTTGGGGAAGCCGGACCGGGCTGTACCGCCTGGATTTCCCTCAGACCGGATGGACCCGACCTTTCTCCTCTTCCGGCAAGGCTCCCGCTTATTTAAAACGCGCGGCCCGGCGCCTTGACGATTTCTTTCAGGGAAAATCCCGGGACTTGAAAGGTATTCCAGTGGATTTTTCAGGCTACACGCCGTTTCAGGAAAAAGTGCTGCGGACGCTCTGGAAATCCCGGTCCGGCACGGTCACGTCTTACGGCGCCCTGGCCGCAAGCTGCGGGCATGCCCGGGCAGGACGGGCGGTCGGCACCGTCATGAAACGCAACCGCCTCCCGATTTTTATTCCCTGTCACCGGGTTCTGTCATCCCAGGGAAAGATAGGCGGCTACTCGCTCGGACTTCCCTGGAAAGAGTGGCTTTTGGAGCTGGAAAGGACACGATAA
- a CDS encoding alanine dehydrogenase has product MLTIGIPREIKSREKRVGMTPDGVRALTARSVSVVVQTNAGAGSGFSDADYRAVGAEILPDAKSVYARAGLIQKVKEPLPPEYPLLRQDLLVFCFFHLAAPEQAPLLDALIASGATAIGYESLEIQNRRPLLQPMSEIAGGLSASYAAYFLKAPWAFRDPIVYPASLDADLGAIASRYPEPAGDMKSQSAVVWGGGIAGEKAMEFLLKMGAGVTLVEKYPPRAAELQKKWQHAGKLQVCFPEALGREVLGEASVFVGCVHQTGRRALQVIDEKVLEEASRAKKKMIMDVSIDQGGNFPGAKATTYESPLVRDRFGNVRFSVANIPSLCGPGASAALTRAALPYTHALAENPAGAFEKFPELEGAVNVRSGQILLPAVREAHPSGNS; this is encoded by the coding sequence ATGCTGACCATCGGCATTCCCAGGGAAATCAAGTCCCGGGAAAAAAGAGTGGGCATGACTCCCGACGGCGTCCGGGCTTTGACGGCCCGTTCTGTGTCCGTTGTCGTGCAAACAAACGCGGGCGCCGGTTCGGGGTTTTCTGACGCGGACTACCGGGCCGTGGGCGCCGAAATCTTGCCCGACGCCAAGTCGGTTTATGCGCGCGCCGGACTCATTCAAAAAGTGAAGGAGCCGCTGCCGCCCGAATACCCGCTGCTGCGGCAAGATCTTTTGGTTTTTTGCTTTTTCCACTTGGCCGCGCCGGAACAAGCGCCGCTTCTCGACGCGCTGATCGCTTCCGGCGCAACCGCCATCGGCTACGAAAGCCTGGAAATCCAAAACCGCCGGCCTTTGCTCCAGCCCATGAGCGAGATCGCGGGCGGGCTTTCCGCGTCGTATGCCGCGTATTTTCTCAAGGCGCCGTGGGCTTTCAGAGATCCGATCGTTTATCCTGCTTCGCTGGACGCCGACCTCGGCGCCATTGCCTCCCGGTATCCGGAGCCCGCGGGCGACATGAAATCCCAATCGGCCGTGGTTTGGGGCGGGGGAATCGCGGGTGAAAAAGCGATGGAGTTTCTGCTGAAAATGGGAGCCGGTGTCACGCTCGTGGAAAAATACCCGCCGCGCGCCGCGGAGCTTCAGAAGAAATGGCAGCACGCCGGCAAGCTCCAGGTCTGTTTTCCGGAAGCGCTGGGGCGCGAAGTTTTGGGCGAAGCGTCAGTGTTCGTCGGCTGCGTGCATCAGACCGGGCGGCGCGCCCTGCAGGTGATCGACGAAAAAGTTCTGGAAGAGGCCAGCCGGGCGAAGAAAAAGATGATCATGGACGTTTCCATCGACCAGGGCGGCAATTTCCCAGGCGCGAAAGCCACGACCTATGAATCGCCGCTTGTCCGCGACCGGTTCGGGAACGTCCGGTTTTCCGTGGCCAACATTCCCTCGCTTTGCGGGCCGGGCGCTTCCGCGGCGCTGACGCGTGCCGCACTTCCTTACACGCATGCGCTGGCGGAGAATCCCGCGGGCGCCTTCGAAAAATTTCCGGAACTGGAAGGCGCGGTCAATGTGCGTTCCGGGCAAATCCTTTTACCCGCGGTGCGTGAGGCGCATCCAAGTGGAAACTCATGA
- a CDS encoding NAD+ synthase, whose protein sequence is MKTQRLALGQTNPTAGDYPGNARKIIQWIRKAEKAGASLAVFPEMALCGYPVWDLANKKAFVAEGLKWLDRVARATSGLKVAVALGFIDRPDLTPGVKTEPKTRDKVSHFIPASLPATYNAMAWIQGGKVRQKQYKRLLPTYDVFLEEIFFEPGPASRVIPWQGKKVGLTICEDIWDDRYAVKPLDDLQKMGADMALNISASPYYRGVSEVRDALIKRQALRHKMPLLYVNQVGAQDDLIFDGRSLFADEDGRILFRAPAFQEGLFFYDWKQSAEAAGALGGDPLSRQPKEMYEALCLGVADYCRKNRFERVIIGLSGGIDSALVAALAVDALGPDAVLGVTMPGVYSSRGSWEDSAALAENLGIELRKHSIREKYEFFMKRYQAHRKKEGRRPVPRGKITLAMENLQARLRGLGLMYLSNDESRLLLTTGNKSELAMGYCTLYGDMAGGLAVIGDVYKTDVYRLAMYRNSLKKVIPEAILTKAPSAELRPNQKDQDSLPPYEILDEILYLYIEKNLSADEILPLLRKRGVRPPLVNSVIRKVDHNEYKRRQTPPILRVTEKAWFGRRMPITNRFDP, encoded by the coding sequence ATGAAAACCCAAAGACTTGCCCTCGGGCAGACGAACCCCACGGCCGGCGATTATCCCGGCAATGCCCGTAAAATTATCCAATGGATCCGCAAGGCGGAAAAGGCCGGCGCCAGCCTCGCGGTTTTTCCGGAGATGGCGCTGTGCGGGTATCCGGTCTGGGATCTCGCGAATAAAAAAGCCTTTGTTGCAGAAGGCCTGAAGTGGCTTGACCGCGTGGCCCGCGCCACTTCCGGATTGAAGGTCGCTGTGGCGTTGGGCTTCATCGACCGTCCGGATCTTACGCCGGGCGTAAAGACCGAACCTAAAACCCGGGACAAGGTTTCGCATTTCATTCCCGCTTCTTTGCCCGCGACTTACAATGCCATGGCCTGGATCCAGGGCGGTAAAGTCCGGCAAAAACAATACAAGCGCCTGCTGCCGACCTACGACGTTTTTCTGGAAGAGATTTTTTTCGAGCCGGGGCCCGCAAGCCGTGTGATCCCGTGGCAGGGAAAGAAGGTCGGGCTCACGATCTGTGAAGACATTTGGGACGACCGCTACGCGGTGAAGCCGCTGGACGATCTCCAAAAAATGGGCGCGGACATGGCGCTCAACATTTCCGCGTCGCCCTATTACCGCGGCGTCTCCGAAGTGAGGGACGCTTTGATCAAGCGCCAGGCACTCCGCCACAAGATGCCGCTGCTTTACGTGAACCAGGTTGGTGCGCAGGATGATCTCATTTTCGACGGCCGCAGCCTTTTCGCGGACGAGGACGGAAGAATTCTTTTCCGTGCTCCTGCTTTTCAGGAAGGCCTTTTCTTCTACGACTGGAAACAAAGCGCCGAGGCGGCGGGTGCGCTGGGCGGGGATCCGCTGTCACGTCAGCCCAAAGAAATGTACGAAGCGCTTTGCCTGGGCGTCGCCGATTATTGCCGCAAAAACCGTTTCGAGCGCGTGATTATCGGGCTGAGCGGCGGCATTGATTCCGCGCTGGTGGCCGCGCTGGCTGTCGATGCCCTGGGGCCGGACGCCGTGCTCGGCGTGACCATGCCGGGCGTCTATTCTTCGCGCGGCAGCTGGGAAGACTCGGCCGCGCTGGCTGAAAATCTCGGCATCGAGCTGCGAAAGCATTCCATCCGGGAAAAATACGAATTTTTCATGAAGCGATATCAGGCGCACCGGAAAAAAGAAGGGCGCCGGCCCGTGCCGCGGGGCAAGATTACGCTGGCCATGGAAAACCTGCAAGCGCGCCTGCGGGGTCTGGGACTCATGTATCTTTCCAACGACGAGAGCCGGCTGCTTCTGACGACGGGAAACAAATCGGAACTCGCCATGGGCTACTGCACGCTGTACGGCGACATGGCGGGCGGGCTTGCCGTGATCGGCGACGTTTACAAGACCGACGTTTACCGGCTTGCGATGTACCGCAACAGCCTCAAAAAAGTCATCCCCGAGGCAATTCTGACGAAAGCGCCTTCCGCGGAACTGCGGCCGAACCAGAAAGACCAGGACTCGCTGCCGCCGTACGAAATCCTGGACGAAATCTTGTACCTTTACATTGAAAAGAACCTGAGCGCGGACGAAATCCTCCCGCTCCTGCGCAAGCGCGGCGTGCGGCCGCCGCTGGTCAACAGCGTCATCCGCAAAGTCGACCACAACGAGTACAAAAGGCGGCAGACGCCGCCCATCCTCCGGGTGACGGAAAAAGCGTGGTTCGGGCGCCGCATGCCCATCACCAACCGTTTTGACCCCTAG
- a CDS encoding transcriptional repressor — MNKQAATGKLESFRQLLEHKGLKYTYERKTICEEVLHLKEHFDADSLYDRFKKAGLRISRDTVYRTIPLLLEGGVIQKSVGSGKREFFERTSEKGHHDHMICIVCGKIVEFQCPEIEKQQESVAEKHGFKLTFHDHRLFGYCSQCQ; from the coding sequence ATGAACAAACAAGCAGCCACGGGAAAGCTGGAAAGTTTCCGGCAGCTTCTCGAACACAAAGGCCTGAAGTACACTTACGAGCGCAAAACTATTTGCGAAGAAGTCCTTCACCTGAAGGAGCACTTCGACGCGGACAGCCTTTACGACCGGTTCAAAAAAGCAGGCCTGCGGATTTCGCGCGACACGGTTTACAGGACGATTCCGCTGCTGCTCGAAGGTGGCGTGATCCAAAAATCCGTCGGCAGCGGGAAGCGGGAGTTCTTCGAGCGGACCAGCGAAAAAGGCCATCACGACCACATGATCTGCATTGTCTGCGGCAAGATCGTCGAATTCCAATGCCCGGAGATCGAAAAGCAGCAGGAAAGCGTGGCCGAGAAACACGGCTTCAAACTGACCTTCCACGACCATCGTCTTTTTGGCTATTGTTCCCAGTGCCAATAG
- a CDS encoding response regulator: protein MASSLQGKKKRGLCTFLTMKPGQKRILVVEDEVDIVDLLQSLLKAEGYQVISAFNGEDALKLVDKYTPDLILLDMNMPQMGGISFYHKIYDRAHERAKYPVLVLTGRTNMEKLFAELNVDGFLTKPFDIDRLLAEIRTIIGKRQALVVPESAEASKAAADDARKQKQVLIVDNDPKEFERIAMSFLSAGYIVNAASSGITAFERACASAPDMILVRMDLPDMPGDILAYKLRHVSNTSHIPVILYTYSTQALERNVTQEICKRVGLREPLESPPPEALVKESELVLNRRAA from the coding sequence ATGGCATCCTCCTTACAAGGAAAAAAGAAGAGGGGACTGTGTACTTTTTTAACCATGAAACCAGGCCAAAAAAGGATTTTGGTTGTTGAAGACGAAGTGGATATCGTAGACCTGCTCCAGAGTCTTCTCAAAGCAGAAGGCTATCAGGTCATTTCCGCATTTAACGGCGAGGACGCCCTCAAGCTCGTCGACAAATACACCCCTGACCTCATCCTCCTCGACATGAACATGCCGCAAATGGGCGGCATCAGTTTTTACCACAAAATTTACGACCGCGCTCACGAACGCGCCAAATATCCCGTGCTGGTCCTGACCGGGCGCACGAACATGGAAAAATTGTTCGCGGAACTGAACGTGGACGGCTTCCTGACCAAACCCTTTGACATCGACCGGCTGCTGGCCGAGATCCGCACCATCATCGGCAAACGCCAGGCCCTTGTCGTCCCGGAATCAGCTGAAGCCTCGAAGGCCGCTGCGGACGATGCCCGGAAGCAGAAGCAGGTCTTGATCGTCGACAACGATCCCAAGGAATTCGAGCGCATTGCCATGTCCTTTCTGAGCGCGGGCTACATCGTGAACGCCGCGAGCTCCGGCATCACGGCTTTTGAACGCGCATGCGCGAGTGCGCCGGACATGATCCTGGTGCGCATGGACTTGCCCGACATGCCGGGCGACATCCTGGCGTACAAGCTTCGCCACGTGTCGAACACGTCGCACATCCCGGTCATTCTTTACACCTATTCCACGCAGGCGCTGGAGCGCAATGTCACCCAGGAAATCTGCAAACGCGTCGGGCTGCGAGAGCCTCTGGAATCGCCGCCTCCCGAAGCGCTGGTCAAGGAATCTGAACTCGTCCTCAACCGCCGCGCCGCTTAG
- a CDS encoding DUF192 domain-containing protein: MARSSASTSASRLCIREQCFKVEKAATDEARHRGLMFHKPLAPDEGMLLLFKDAQNYRIWMKNMSFPLDVFWLDQHLKILSFRSDVPPCEISPCPTYAPSEPAYHVLELPAGTAQRLQLAPGDQFSFRKSPS; encoded by the coding sequence ATGGCACGGTCTTCCGCCTCCACTTCTGCGTCCCGCTTGTGCATCCGCGAGCAGTGCTTTAAAGTCGAGAAAGCAGCGACCGACGAAGCACGCCACCGCGGCCTCATGTTTCACAAGCCTTTGGCCCCGGACGAAGGCATGCTCCTTCTATTCAAGGACGCGCAGAACTACCGCATCTGGATGAAAAACATGTCCTTTCCCCTCGATGTTTTTTGGCTCGACCAGCATTTGAAAATCCTTTCTTTTCGCTCCGATGTGCCGCCCTGCGAAATTTCTCCCTGCCCAACTTACGCCCCTTCAGAACCGGCTTATCATGTGCTGGAGCTCCCGGCCGGAACGGCCCAGCGTCTGCAGCTTGCGCCAGGGGATCAGTTCAGTTTCCGTAAGTCCCCTTCCTAA
- a CDS encoding cytochrome c oxidase subunit II, whose product MSKYYGWGLPFNASANGAAIDRLIYGIHGIMFVLFIGWLTFLVYTLIRFRARPGHQAAYKVHHFKAPTYLEVSVALIEVLLLVGFSFPIMNHVKNQFPNEAGALKIHVVAEQFAWNIHYPGADGVFGKTRQDLMGSDNPVGLDPSDPHAADDIVTINQLHIPVNKPIIINLTSKDVIHSFFLPVMRVKQDAIPGDLIPLWMEANKTGDFEIACAQLCGLGHYRMRGFFSIHTQEDFDKWLKDNAPAPAAAPVAPAV is encoded by the coding sequence ATGAGCAAATATTACGGTTGGGGATTACCGTTTAACGCATCCGCGAATGGCGCCGCGATCGATCGCCTGATCTACGGCATCCACGGCATCATGTTTGTCCTCTTCATTGGCTGGCTTACCTTCCTTGTCTATACTCTGATCCGCTTCCGCGCGCGTCCCGGTCACCAGGCCGCTTATAAGGTCCATCATTTCAAAGCTCCGACTTATCTCGAAGTCTCGGTGGCCCTCATCGAAGTGCTCCTGCTCGTGGGTTTTTCGTTTCCGATCATGAATCACGTCAAAAATCAGTTCCCGAACGAGGCTGGTGCCCTGAAGATCCACGTCGTGGCCGAGCAGTTTGCGTGGAATATCCACTATCCCGGCGCCGACGGCGTCTTCGGTAAGACGCGCCAGGACCTCATGGGCTCGGACAATCCCGTGGGACTCGACCCTTCTGACCCGCACGCGGCCGACGACATTGTCACGATCAACCAGCTCCACATCCCGGTCAATAAGCCCATCATTATTAATTTGACGTCCAAAGACGTCATTCATAGTTTTTTTCTTCCGGTCATGCGCGTCAAGCAGGACGCGATTCCCGGCGACCTGATCCCGCTGTGGATGGAAGCCAATAAAACCGGCGACTTCGAGATCGCTTGCGCCCAGCTTTGCGGCCTGGGCCATTATCGCATGCGCGGTTTTTTTTCGATCCATACCCAGGAAGATTTTGACAAGTGGCTAAAAGACAATGCGCCCGCTCCTGCGGCTGCGCCTGTTGCCCCGGCAGTTTAG
- a CDS encoding cbb3-type cytochrome c oxidase subunit I, whose amino-acid sequence MNHASHAHPLPFWRKYIFSMDHKVIGVQYAVTSLLFLFFGFGLISLLRWQLAFPSQPVPFIGQFFNDTQMVGGIMLPEFYNQLGAMHGTIMVFLGVVPLAVGGFGNYLVPLQVGAPDMAFPKLNMMSYWVYFIGGIVMLCSFFVPAGAAQSGWTSYPPLSDVAPLGQTVWLIGMVFLITSSLLGSVNFIVTIVQLRAQGLTFFKMPFFVWAQFVTSFLLLLAFPPLEAASVMQLMDRLAGTSFFLPSGLVVGGQPLAHTGGGNPLLWQHLFWFLAHPEVYVLILPALGIVAEIIANNTRKPIYGYKVMVFATIFLGFMSFVVWAHHMFLTNMGTSMSSFFQITTMIISIPSVVILTALILSLWGGSIRFNTPMLFAVAFLPMFGIGGLTGLPLGLTASDIHLHDTYYVIGHFHYVVAPGTIFALFAGIYFWFPKVTGRKLSEFLGKLHFWPSFIFINGIFMPMFILGLAGVSRRLYSPEYAHAQAVQPLNVFISYCAWGLGLAQIPFILNFVISLFAGKKVDSNPWESTTLEWQTTSPPPHENFEHEPVVLHGPYEYSVPGQKKDFLPQNMREN is encoded by the coding sequence ATGAACCATGCATCCCATGCCCATCCTCTGCCTTTCTGGCGGAAATACATTTTCTCGATGGACCACAAGGTTATCGGCGTCCAGTACGCGGTCACCAGTCTGCTCTTCCTTTTCTTCGGCTTCGGCCTGATCTCGCTGCTCCGCTGGCAGCTTGCCTTTCCGAGCCAGCCTGTGCCCTTCATCGGCCAGTTTTTCAACGATACCCAGATGGTGGGCGGTATCATGCTGCCAGAATTTTATAATCAGCTCGGAGCCATGCACGGGACTATCATGGTGTTCCTCGGCGTGGTTCCGCTGGCGGTCGGCGGCTTCGGCAATTATCTCGTACCCCTGCAGGTCGGCGCGCCGGACATGGCCTTTCCCAAGCTGAACATGATGAGCTACTGGGTTTATTTCATCGGCGGCATCGTGATGCTGTGCAGCTTCTTCGTTCCCGCGGGCGCGGCGCAATCCGGCTGGACTTCTTATCCTCCGCTTTCGGACGTGGCCCCGCTCGGGCAGACGGTGTGGCTGATCGGCATGGTTTTCCTGATCACGTCGTCGCTTCTCGGCTCAGTCAATTTCATCGTGACGATCGTGCAGCTGCGCGCTCAGGGACTCACGTTCTTCAAGATGCCCTTTTTCGTGTGGGCTCAGTTCGTGACGAGCTTCCTGCTACTGCTCGCCTTTCCTCCGCTGGAAGCCGCTTCCGTCATGCAGCTGATGGACCGTCTTGCCGGCACGAGCTTTTTTCTTCCTTCGGGACTTGTCGTCGGCGGGCAGCCGCTTGCGCATACGGGCGGCGGCAATCCGCTTCTGTGGCAGCACCTGTTCTGGTTTCTCGCGCATCCGGAAGTGTACGTCCTCATCCTGCCGGCGCTGGGCATCGTGGCGGAAATCATCGCCAACAATACGCGCAAGCCCATCTACGGCTACAAAGTCATGGTCTTCGCCACGATCTTTCTCGGCTTCATGTCGTTCGTGGTGTGGGCCCATCATATGTTCCTAACGAACATGGGCACGAGCATGAGCTCGTTTTTCCAAATCACGACCATGATCATTTCCATTCCCTCGGTCGTCATTCTGACGGCGCTCATCTTGAGCCTGTGGGGCGGCTCCATCCGCTTCAACACGCCCATGCTTTTCGCGGTCGCCTTCCTGCCCATGTTCGGCATCGGCGGGCTCACGGGCCTGCCGCTCGGCCTGACGGCAAGCGACATCCACCTGCATGACACTTACTACGTCATCGGCCACTTCCATTATGTTGTGGCGCCGGGAACGATCTTCGCGCTTTTCGCGGGCATCTACTTCTGGTTCCCGAAAGTCACGGGCCGCAAGCTCTCGGAGTTCCTCGGCAAGCTGCATTTCTGGCCCTCTTTCATTTTCATCAATGGCATCTTCATGCCGATGTTCATCCTCGGCCTGGCCGGCGTTTCCCGCCGCCTTTATTCGCCCGAATACGCGCATGCGCAGGCCGTGCAGCCCCTCAACGTGTTCATTTCTTACTGCGCCTGGGGGCTTGGTCTTGCCCAGATCCCGTTCATCCTGAACTTCGTGATCAGCCTGTTCGCGGGAAAGAAAGTGGACAGCAACCCGTGGGAATCCACGACGCTCGAATGGCAGACCACGTCGCCGCCGCCGCATGAAAATTTCGAGCATGAACCTGTCGTCCTTCACGGTCCGTATGAATACAGCGTCCCGGGCCAGAAAAAAGATTTCCTGCCTCAAAACATGAGGGAGAACTGA